AGGGCGGTCAGGCGGTGCAGGCGCATGTCGAGGATGGCCTGCGCCTGCTTCTCGGAGAGGCCGAAGTTCTCCATCAGGGCCGCCCGGGCCGTGTTGACGTCGCGCGAGCGGCGGATGATGCGGATGACCTCGTCCAGGTGCTGCAGAGCGATGCGCAGGCCCTCGACGATGTGCATCCGGGCGCGCGCCTGTTCCAGCTCGTAGCGCGTCCGCCGCGTGACGACCTCCCGCTGGTGGTCCAGGTAATGGTGCAGGATGTCTTTCAGGCCCATCACCCGCGGCTGCCCGTGCACGAGGGCGAGCATGATCACGCCGAAGGTCTCCTGCAGCTGGGTGTGCTTGTAGAGATGGTTGAGGACGACCCGGGCGTTGGCGTCGCGCCGTACCTCGATGACGACGCGCATGCCGTTGCGGTCGGACTCGTCCCGCAAATCGCTGATGCCGTCGATCTTCTTCTCCCGCACCAGGGCTGCGATCTTCTCCACGAGCCGCGCCTTGTTCACCTGGAACGGGAGTTCACTGATGATGATCACCGGCCGGTGACCCTGCTTCTCGATCACCGCCCGGCCGCGGACCTTGATACTCCCCCGTCCGGTCCGGTAGGCATCCTGGATGCCCTCGCGGCCCATGATGATCCCGGCCGTGGGGAAATCCGGGCCCGGGATGAAGCGCATGAGTTCCTCCAGTTCGGCCTCCGGGTGGTCGATGTAGTGGACCAGGCCGTCGATGACCTCGCCCAGATTGTGGGGCGGGATGTTGGTGGCCATGCCCACCGCGATGCCCGAGGAGCCGTTGACGAGCAGGTTGGGGATGCGCGAGGGCAGGACGACGGGCTCCTTGGTGCTGCCGTCGTAGTTGGGGATGAAGTCGACGGTCTCCTTGTCGATGTCGGCCAGCATCTGCGCCGTGATACGGGCCATCCGAACCTCGGTGTAGCGCATCGCCGCGGGGGCGTCGCCGTCGACCGAGCCGAAGTTGCCGTGCCCGTCGACCAGCGGGTAGCGCGAGGAGAAGTCCTGCGCCAGCCGCACCAGGGCGTCGTAGATGGCGGCGTCGCCGTGGGGGTGGAACTTGGCCATCACCTCGCCGACGACGTAGGCCGACTTGCGGTGCGGCTTCTCCGCCGTCACGCCGAGGTTGTGCATGGCGTACAGGATACGCCGGTGCACCGGTTTCAGCCCGTCCCGGACATCCGGGAGGGCGCGCCCGACGATGACGCTCATGGCGTAGTCCAGGTAGGACTGGCGCATCTCGCGGCCGATGTCAATGGGGATGACCTTACCGGCATTCAAGGCCAACTAAACTTCCTCCTCCCGCTGGGATGTGAGACGTGGGATGTTGGAAGTGAGAGACTTGAAGGACTTCGCTCAGCGAATTCCCATCCGCTGTTCCCACATCTCAAGTCTCACCTCCCAACATCCCATTAGACGTCCAGGTTCCGGACCTCGCGGGCATGGCGCTGGATGAACTCCCGCCGCGGCTCGACCTGGTCGCCCATCAGGGTAGTGAACAGAACTTCGGCGGCCATGGCGTCCTCGATACTGACCTGCAGGACAGTCCGCCGTTCGGGGTCCATGGTCGTCTCCCACAGCTGCTCGGGATTCATCTCGCCGAGGCCTTTGTAGCGCTGAATGCTGATCTCCTTGCCGCCGTGCTCCTTCAGGTAAGCCTCAAGCTCGGCGTCGCTGTAGAGATAGGTGTTTTCCTTGCCCTTCTTCACCCGGTAGAGGGGCGGCTGGGCGATATAGACGTAGCCCCGCTCGATCATGGGGCGCATGTAGCGGTAGAAGAAGGTCAGCAGCAGGGTACGGATGTGGGCGCCGTCGACGTCGGCGTCGGTCATCAGGGTCACGCGGTGGTAGCGGGCCTTATTGATGTCGAAATCCTCGCTGACCCCGGTGCCGATGGCCGTGATCAGGGCCCGGATCTCCTCGTTACCCAGGATCTTGTCCTGCCGGGCCTTTTCCACGTTCAGGATCTTGCCCCTCAGGGGCAGGATGGCCTGGAAGCGGCGGTCGCGGCCCTGCTTGGCCGACCCGCCGGCCGAGTCGCCCTCGACGATGTACAATTCGGACACCGCCGGGTCCCGCTCCGAGCAGTCGGCCAGCTTCCCGGGCAGGGCGCTGGACTCCAGAAGGCTCTTTCGCTTGGTCAGTTCGCGCGCCCGCCGGGCGGCCTCCCGGGCGCGGGCGGCGATGACGGCGCGGTCGATGATGCGGCGCCCCACCGCCGGGTTCTCCTCCAGGTAGATCGCCAGGCGCTGGGAGACGACATTGTCCACGATTCCCCGGACCTCGCTGTTGCCCAGCTTGGTCTTGGTCTGACCCTCGAACTGCGGGTCGGGGACCTTGACGCTGATTACCGCGGTGAGGCCCTCGCGGACGTCTTCCCCGCCGAAACCCCCGTTCTTCAGCAGGTTGTACTTCTTGCCGTAGTCGTTGATGACCCGCGTCAGGGCCGCGCGGAAGCCGGCCTCGTGGACCCCGCCGTCAATGGTGCGGATGGTGTTGGCGTAGGAGTAGATCAGCTCCCGGTCGCTGTTGACGTACTGGAAGGCGACTTCGACCCAGACGTCCTGCCGCTTGTCTTCAAAATGCACCGGGTCCGGGGGCAGGGTTTCCTTCTTGGCCGTCAGGTAACGGACATAGTCCTTGATCCCGCCGGCGTGCTGGAAGACCTGCTCCTCCCCCGTCCGCTCGTCGCGGAAGACGATTGTCACCCCGGCGTTAAGGAAGGAGAGTTCGCGCAGGCGCTGCGCCACGGTTTCGTATTCAAAATGGGTCGTTTCGAAAATCTCCGGGTCGGGAGCGAAGGTCACCGTGGTGCCGGTGTCGTGAGCCTCGCTGAGCCGTTCCAGTTCCGAAACCGGCACGCCCCGGGCGAAGCGCTGACGGTAGATATGCCCGTCGCGCTTGACCTCCACCACCAGGGATTGGGAAAGGGCGTTGACCACCGAGACGCCCACGCCGTGCAGTCCGCCGGAGATCTTGTAGAGGCCCCCGCCGAACTTCCCGCCGGCGTGGAGCTTGGTGAGCACGACCTCCAGGGCCGGTCGCCCGACCTGGGGATGGATGTCCACCGGGATACCGCGACCGTTGTCGCTCACGGTCACCGATTCATCCGGGTGGATGGTCACCTCGATGTAGTCGCAATAGCCCGCCAGGGCCTCGTCGATACTGTTGTCGACCACCTCGTAGACCAGGTGGTGCAGTCCCCGCGGCCCGGTGGACCCGATGTACATCCCGGGACGCTTGCGAACGGCCTCCAGCCCCTCAAGGACCTGGATATCCTGGGCATCGTATCCGGTATGGTTTTTTTCCAAAAACCCCTTCTCCTCCTCAACCTGCCGTGGCAGGCCGCTCTAAACACTCCAGATAATTATTCTACCACATCTCAGTCGGCAATGATTAGTCATTAACGCTCCCCGAGCCGGAAAGAGCACGCTTTTTCAAGGTGCTGCAGGAAATCGGGGAAATGTAAACGCGGTCGGTTGTAATGACGAAGGAGCGATGCCTTTCCCCCTCTTCTATAATTGTTTCCAGAAGTCCCTCGCTGCGAACCATGCGGAGAAAATCACGCGTCGGCGTGGCCATCCTCGTCTGCAGGTCCAGGATGGCGATGATATCCTTCTTGGAAACCATCACGTCGGCCCCTAAATGCAAGAACATCCTACCCCTCGTCCCCTTTCTTCAGAATTCTGCCTTCTTCGACATAAAACACCCTGTCGCCGTAGCCCGCGGCCAGCGAATCCCGGTTTACGGTGATAAAGGCCTGTCCCCGGCCGCGCAGGCCGGCCAGCAGCCTTTCCTGGCGCCCCTCGTCCAGCTCGTAGAGGACATCGTCCAGGAGGACGATGGGGTCCGATCCCAGGCGTTCCCGCCAGAGGTTCAGCTGGGCCATCTTGAGGGCCAGTATGATGGAGCGCTGTTGCCCCTGGGAGGCGAAAAGCCGCGCGGGACGGCCGCCGAGCGTCAGGCCCAGGTCGTCGCGGTGGGGACCGACCGTGGTCTGGCCGCTGCCCGTGTCACGCGGGTAGGCGGTCTCCAGCGCCTTCAGCAGGGCCTCCGCCACGTCCGCCTCGGTCAGCCCTGCCAGTTCGACTGCGCTCAGGTAACGCAGCCCCAGTTCCTCCCCCCCTCCGGCCCCGGTCCAGGCGGCGTACGCCCCGGCCACCGCCGGGGCCAGGCGGCGCAAAATCTCAAGGCGCGTTACGACGACCCGGGCGCCGTACCGGGCGACCTGCTCGGTCCAGAGAGCAAAGGAGGGGTCTTTCGACGGCGCCGGGGCGCGCAGCAGCGCGTTGCGCTGGGCCACCGCCCGGCGGTAGGCCTGAATGTCGTCCAGGTAGCCGGGCCGCAGGGGGCCCAGTTCCAGGTCCATGAAGCGGCGCCGGTATTGCGGGCCGCTTTTGATCAGCCAGAGGTCGTCGGGCGTAAAGAGGACAAGGCCGGTCTCGGCGCCGAGGGTGCTGCGGGAAACTGTCTCCCCGGCAAGGGTGCTGCGCCGGCCTTCCGGCCCCAGGGCAAAGGCCACCTCGACCCTTCCCGCGGGAGTGTGCAACACCCCCTTAACCTCGGTCCCCCGGGCACCCCAGGCGATGACCTCGCCCTGCCGCACGGCGCGGTAGGAAAAGCCGCGTAACAGCATATAGCAGGCCTCGATGAGGTTCGATTTCCCCTGGGCGTTACGCCCGCAGACAATGTTTAAACCGGGGTGGGGCTGGAGACTGAATGTACGATAGTTGCGAAAATCCCGGCCCTCGAGTTGTTCCAGCCACAAAGCTCCCCGAGTCTCCTCCCTGCCCCGTTTGCCGTCGGACTATGTCTTCCTTACGCCAGCCGGACCGGCAGCACCAGGCCCAGGTAGCCGTTATCCTCCGCCACCGGCCGGATCAGGGCGGGGCCGACGGGCCCGTTGAACTCCAGGCTCACCGGCGCCGGGCCGGCCGCCCGCAGGGCGTCGATGAGATACCCGGCGTTGAAGGCGACCTGCAGCGCCTCACCATCCAGGGCGGCGGGCAACTCCTCTATCAGGGAGCCCACCTGGGAACGCGCCGAGATGGTCAACTCGGTTGCCTTGAGTTCCAGGACCACCAGCGGGGTCTCGTTGGCGGCCAGCGTCGAGGCACGCTCCACCGCGGCCAGAAGGGTGAGGGGCTCCACCTGGTCCAGGCGGGAACGGTAACCGCCCGGGATCACCTGCCGGTAGTCGGGGAACTGCCCTTCGATCAGGCGGGTCAGGACGCGAACCGGGCCGTTGGCAAAGGTGGCGTAGCTGTCGGCGACGGCCACCTCCGTTTCCTCGTCCTCGGCCGCGCTGAGTAAACGACCCAGCTCGCCCAGGGCCTTCCCCGGCAGAATAACGTTGGTCAGATTAATGTCGCTCCC
The genomic region above belongs to Thermoanaerobacterales bacterium and contains:
- the gyrA gene encoding DNA gyrase subunit A, whose protein sequence is MNAGKVIPIDIGREMRQSYLDYAMSVIVGRALPDVRDGLKPVHRRILYAMHNLGVTAEKPHRKSAYVVGEVMAKFHPHGDAAIYDALVRLAQDFSSRYPLVDGHGNFGSVDGDAPAAMRYTEVRMARITAQMLADIDKETVDFIPNYDGSTKEPVVLPSRIPNLLVNGSSGIAVGMATNIPPHNLGEVIDGLVHYIDHPEAELEELMRFIPGPDFPTAGIIMGREGIQDAYRTGRGSIKVRGRAVIEKQGHRPVIIISELPFQVNKARLVEKIAALVREKKIDGISDLRDESDRNGMRVVIEVRRDANARVVLNHLYKHTQLQETFGVIMLALVHGQPRVMGLKDILHHYLDHQREVVTRRTRYELEQARARMHIVEGLRIALQHLDEVIRIIRRSRDVNTARAALMENFGLSEKQAQAILDMRLHRLTALEREKLEEEYRELVARIDYLQAVLADEKLVLGIIKDELAEVRKKFADARRTEIARDETSFRPEDLIPQEDVVVTITHEGYVKRMPLNVYRSQRRGGRGVTGVEPRIEDFVKDLFVTRTHDYLLFFTERGKAYRVKVYEIPEAGRHARGTALVNLLLLGNDERVTAIIPVKSFDSGEYLLMVTRRGVVKKTRLEEFDTVRRDGLIAISLDEGDELVAVTITKGDQEVLIGTRRGLAIRFREEDVRPMGRTARGVRGISLTGGDAVVGMEHVQPGAHLLVVTEKGYGKLTPLSDFRTQGRGGKGIIAIRPSKRNGRVVGLQVVTPREEVVLVSRAGVVIRIKTGEISVQGRATQGVLLMRLGEGDSLVALARITPDD
- a CDS encoding DUF370 domain-containing protein, coding for MFLHLGADVMVSKKDIIAILDLQTRMATPTRDFLRMVRSEGLLETIIEEGERHRSFVITTDRVYISPISCSTLKKRALSGSGSVND
- the recF gene encoding DNA replication and repair protein RecF (All proteins in this family for which functions are known are DNA-binding proteins that assist the filamentation of RecA onto DNA for the initiation of recombination or recombinational repair.); the protein is MWLEQLEGRDFRNYRTFSLQPHPGLNIVCGRNAQGKSNLIEACYMLLRGFSYRAVRQGEVIAWGARGTEVKGVLHTPAGRVEVAFALGPEGRRSTLAGETVSRSTLGAETGLVLFTPDDLWLIKSGPQYRRRFMDLELGPLRPGYLDDIQAYRRAVAQRNALLRAPAPSKDPSFALWTEQVARYGARVVVTRLEILRRLAPAVAGAYAAWTGAGGGEELGLRYLSAVELAGLTEADVAEALLKALETAYPRDTGSGQTTVGPHRDDLGLTLGGRPARLFASQGQQRSIILALKMAQLNLWRERLGSDPIVLLDDVLYELDEGRQERLLAGLRGRGQAFITVNRDSLAAGYGDRVFYVEEGRILKKGDEG
- the gyrB gene encoding DNA topoisomerase (ATP-hydrolyzing) subunit B, which encodes MEKNHTGYDAQDIQVLEGLEAVRKRPGMYIGSTGPRGLHHLVYEVVDNSIDEALAGYCDYIEVTIHPDESVTVSDNGRGIPVDIHPQVGRPALEVVLTKLHAGGKFGGGLYKISGGLHGVGVSVVNALSQSLVVEVKRDGHIYRQRFARGVPVSELERLSEAHDTGTTVTFAPDPEIFETTHFEYETVAQRLRELSFLNAGVTIVFRDERTGEEQVFQHAGGIKDYVRYLTAKKETLPPDPVHFEDKRQDVWVEVAFQYVNSDRELIYSYANTIRTIDGGVHEAGFRAALTRVINDYGKKYNLLKNGGFGGEDVREGLTAVISVKVPDPQFEGQTKTKLGNSEVRGIVDNVVSQRLAIYLEENPAVGRRIIDRAVIAARAREAARRARELTKRKSLLESSALPGKLADCSERDPAVSELYIVEGDSAGGSAKQGRDRRFQAILPLRGKILNVEKARQDKILGNEEIRALITAIGTGVSEDFDINKARYHRVTLMTDADVDGAHIRTLLLTFFYRYMRPMIERGYVYIAQPPLYRVKKGKENTYLYSDAELEAYLKEHGGKEISIQRYKGLGEMNPEQLWETTMDPERRTVLQVSIEDAMAAEVLFTTLMGDQVEPRREFIQRHAREVRNLDV
- the dnaN gene encoding DNA polymerase III subunit beta; translation: MRFKTTRDNLLTGITTVGRAVAGKSPMPVLGGILIEADEEGLTFTGTNLEFYISCRLTASDIIPGSIVLPARYFSEIIRRLPEGPVSFIADLSSYSAAIRYGRAEASLNGYAAEEFPHLPVLTPRAQFSLRSEVLRDVTRQVLYAVGQDELRPVFTGILLELTEQELRAVATDTHRLALARVDLPGSDINLTNVILPGKALGELGRLLSAAEDEETEVAVADSYATFANGPVRVLTRLIEGQFPDYRQVIPGGYRSRLDQVEPLTLLAAVERASTLAANETPLVVLELKATELTISARSQVGSLIEELPAALDGEALQVAFNAGYLIDALRAAGPAPVSLEFNGPVGPALIRPVAEDNGYLGLVLPVRLA